The segment CCAGATTGAAATCACCGAGTCCTGAAGATTCGGCAATTTTTTTAAGTTTCTAAAGTGGACCGCGTCGTTCGGCACTGACGGATCGAAGAAGCTTGCCTCTCCGACTTCGCCCACCAGAGTAATGACATCATGCCGAAAATCTTTCCCATCTAAGAGTACTTTTCGATGAATCGTAAAGATTTCACCTTCACCATCCGAGCCGTAAACTATTAAGGATTTGCGAGGATCAAAATTGGGTAAATCGTACAGAGCGAACGGAACTAGCAATTTCAGGGGATTCTTCCCGGCGAGAACGAAACCGGTAAGGAAAAGCAGGAATAAAATCCAAGAATAAGTTAGAAATAATAATCGCCTCGTCTCGGACGAATTTGCCGGCAAAGTAGATAGACTGAAAATCCAAGCGTAGAACTTCTCCCATCTTGCGTGGATGTGTCTGAAAACATTTTTAATCTTTTGCCAGTTCATAGGCTCGTATTCCTTCCAGGATGCTTTTTGCAACCCGAACTTGTTGAGCCTGACTCGCCAGAAGTTCGGACTCTTTCCCGTTAGTCAAATAACCCATCTCCACAAGAATTGCAGGCATTAAGCTCCCGCGTAAAACTGAGAAATCGGCCTTTTTGACCCCTCGGGACAATATCTTAGGACCAAGCTTTTTTTTCATCTCCGATTCGACATTATGTGCGAGAGAACGGCTTCTGCGTTGGACCAGGGAAGATAACATTCCCGCCTGTATTTTTTTAATACCTAAGCTTCCCTTTTTTCCGACAATACGGTTTTCCAGAATAGAAGTCTCCCGAGCAGATTCGGTAGAAGGTGTTTGCGAAAGATAATACACTTCGAAACCGTTTACATCCTCGGATATCGATGCGTTACAATGCAAACTGACGAATACGACCGATCCGCCTTTTTGAATTTCTTTATTCGCAATTTCCGATCTACGTTCCAACTCGACGAAAGTATCTTCTCCTCTCGTCAAAACGACTCTTACTTCCGGATACACTTTATTTAGAAACTTCTTCAGTATTTTAGCGACTTGAAGCGAGACGGATTTTTCTTGTAAACCTTTATTAGAAGAGGTGCCCGGATCCTTTCCGCCGTGACCTGCATCTAGGATAATTGAAGATAAACGAAGAAGCTCCGCCTTCGGCAGAATCTCGAATACCAATTCGGTATCATGAAATTCGTATTTAACATCGTCGGGTAAGAGACGTACAAAAATGGCCTCAACCACTTCCGGAGGTAAAAGAAAATCTCGATTCTGATACAATACTGGAAGACTTGTTTTTTCTAAACTTCCGTTGATTGCGTAAAAAGACGAGCCGATCCGAAAACGAATTTCACCGGAAGGATGAGAAATCGAACCAACGAGAATCGCCGGTTCGAATTTTGTTTGGAGGCTGGGAATCCTTTTACGAATTTCCTCCAAGTGCACATAACGATTTTTTCCGATCGTAGCTATGCGAACTTGGGCGGAAAGCGGAGCAATTCCGAAGAAAAGGAATAGAATCAGTCCCCGAAGAAGGATGTGATTTTTTTCCAAATGGATTCCTTCTGCTTGGATTGATTTCTTGAAGATTCGTTGATATCGAATAGATTCCGTTTCTTCTTATCGTAAATATCGTTTCTAGGAGTTTGTGTCGTTACGGAATTTTGTACGAACCCATTCTCCTTTGGACGATTTTTATTTTTCTTTTTGCGCTTAGGATTCTTATCCCTAGATTCTACGACCGCACCCATAACGGTATCGGCCTTTTGTAGAAATTGTTCCGCTTCTTTGATAACGGCTTCAGGTCTTTTCTTATCGAAAGGCTTCGGTCCACGCGGATCCCTATTTCGATCTCGATTTTCCCTAGGTCCCCGATCCTTATCCGCAGCATGTCGGTTGCCGTTTGAGGAGACTGGGCGTTCCTCTTTTTTGTGGAAACCGCCGTCGCGTCCTTGAGGGCGTCTACCGTTTCCATTTCCGTTTCTCTCATGACGCTGGTCTCTCCCTTTGGGCGCCTGATCGTAAGCGTCTCCGGCAAGAAACGGTTCGAAAACCCCTTTAGGAAAATCTAATAATTCTTCGTCGACAGGAGTGACTTCTATCTTTTGCTTCAAGTAACGTTCTATTTTCTCGAGCTCGTTATAGTCGGTCTCCGAACAAAAGCTGATGGACTTTCCGAGTCGCCCCGCTCTCGCGGTACGTCCTATTCGGTGAACATAGTTTTCGGTATCTTGCGGGAGATCATAATTAAATACCACCCCGATATTCTCGACGTCGATTCCACGACTGGCAACGTCGGTCGCAACCATGAATTTGAATCGACCAGACTTGAAATCTCTCATTAAGCGAAGTCTTTTTTTCTGGTCCAAATCGGAGGAGATTCCGGTTACCGGAATTCCGTACCTACGGAGAGTCTGAACGATTCGAGGAATATTCGCTTTAAAATTAGTGAATATAATTCCCTGGCCGTCGACTTCTGCGTCCAAAATCGCGTTTACCATGTAAGGGAGTTTTTCTTCCCTTCCTAGGTGAACGAGTTTTTGATCGATTCTTTCGGTGATCAGTTTATCGGGATTAATCTGGATCTCTACAGGATCGTTCATAAAGCGATACGCTAATCTCATCACTTCGACCGATAACGTGGCGGAAAACAAGAGAGTCTGTTTACGATTCTTGCACTTATGAAGTAACCAACGAATGTCGTTGATGAAACCCATATCGAGCATTCGATCGGCTTCGTCTAGGACGAAAAACTCTACTTTGTCTAAATCCGCAGTACCGCCTCTAGCCAAATCGATCAGACGCCCTGGTGTGGCGACGATGATTCCGTTTAGAGCCTGCAAATCGCGGTTTTGCGACTTGTAATCGGTACCTCCGATGATCGGAACGACACGGTAGTCGGTGTACTTTAGGAGCTTCTCCGCTTCCTCGGATATCTGGATCACAAGCTCTCTTGTAGGAGCTAGTATAAGCGTGCTGACGCCTTTGATTCCCTTGGTCAGGATGTTGTGGATGATCGGAACAAGAAAAGCTACTGTCTTTCCTGTGCCGGTCTGAGCTAATCCGGTGATGTCCTTCCCCTCTATTCCATGGGGGATGGCCTTCTCCTGGATCGGTGTAAGCTCGACGAAACCTGCTTTTTCGATTGATTTTTGCAGATTTGGTTCGAGGTTTAATTCTTCGAATTTCATATATTTTTAATCGCGATTAAGTGAAATGTGTCCGCATAGCATGCGAGATTCGCATAACGGATAAATAGAGGATGAGTTAGATATTTTCCCTTCCAGCCCCGATCTCTGTTCGGGTGGTAGGACATAGGTTTCTTATATACCGTGCGCCAACCGTACAATTTCAACATTTTTTTCAGGGAATTAGGGGAATAATCCCAAAAATGGTCGCTCGGATGGTTCTGAAACCAATCGGCCGGATTCGTGCTATAAGACGGTCCGAATAGGGAAGGAAGTCCTAAAAAGAGGACTCCCCCCGGTTTTACCAAATTTGAAATTCGACCAAAAACCGTCTCGGCGTCTCGAAAATGCTCAATTACGAAAAAGGCGCAAACCGTGTCGAATTTCTCACTCGGTAGGAACTTATCTTCCAAAAAAGAGCCCGATTTTACATCTAATCCCAGCTGACTCTTTGCATAATCTGCTTCAGTGCGGGAAAGCTCCAAACCTTTTACTCGATATCCTGCCTTTCTGGCCTCGTCTAAAAAAAAACCGGCTGCACAACCGATCTCAAAAAGTGATTTTTGATTCGGATCTTGAAACATCCTTAAAGCAGACAATCGGCGCTTCGCCAAATCCCGTACTTGGGGCTCATCTTCGTGATAAGTTCTATCGTACTGATTTTTGTATTCTTCCTGAAAGTATGAATCTTCATACTCTCGCTCTTTGGCGAGTTTATAGAAATGCACTCCCGTCCGACGGCAAACTAGGTACGCATCGGGATATCTCGGGTGGGGTTCAAGGTCTAAGATAGAATCCATTCCTCTCTATTTGTCCTTAGGATCTCTCGACAAGTTCTACGGTAAAGGAAAATCCTCTTGTTTTCAGTCGAAGCCCTCCGAATCTTATCATTCTAAACTGCTTGAAAAAGCCGAAAAACCCTATATTAGTAAGGGTCACCGGGAGAAATATTTCAATGAGTGTTCTTGAAAGGATCAAATCCTTAGGTCGCGAATTACCGCCTGCGCCAAAAGCGATAGCCGCTTATATTCCTGCGACCCGTGCCGGCCAATTTGTATTTACTTCCGGACAACTCCCGATGCGGGAAGGAAGCCTAATCTCCACCGGAGCGCTCGGTTTTGATCTATTAGTCAGCGATGTAAAAGAAGCCACTGAACAGGCTACATTAAACGGCTTGGCTGCGATATCTGCGGTCGCCGGTGGATTGGATAAAATCAAATCGATTGTTAAAGTCGGAGTTTTTGTTGCCTCTGCTTCCGATTTCACCGAGCAGCATTTAGTGGCAAATTATGCCTCGAATCTTCTTTTGGAAATCTTCGGGGAGGCAGGTCGTCATGCTCGCTTTGCAGTCGGTTGCGTTTCCTTACCGTTAGGCGCTCCAGTAGAAGTGGAATTGACCGTGCTTGTGGATTAAAGACTTAATGTTCGCAGCTTTATTCAAAGATCTCAAGCTAGCTATACCTGCCCTCCCGATCATTCTACAGGGATGGCAGCGCTTCCTCCTAGGTTTATACGGACAATTTAGGGAATTCTTCTCGGAAAAAACCGGAAAAGAAAAAACGATTTTTCTACTGGCATTCGCTCAGTTCGTCCTGAGCCTTTCCAGCTGGGTAAGTTATACGATTAATTTGGGCGCCGAAGAACGGGAGAATATCCGAGTAGCGACGAATATCTTTTTCATACTCCCTTCGTTTTTCGTCTTTTTCTTCGGCGGATTTTGGAGAAGCGACTGGCTATATAAATTCCTATTTATACTTCAAATCTTTGTCGGGATACTGTTGGGGTTGGGAATTTTGATGCCCGACGTTTTTTTCGTAAGCTTTATCAACGATGCGGATTACGATTATAACTGGAAGTTCTACTCATTTTCCGGCGTTTGGATCATGACAACCCTTGTCGTAGCCACCTCCGTGAGTTCGAAAGAATGATTTCACTTCGAAATAACCTGAAAGACGCTATTAGAAAAGATCAGTAATCAAATATGCCTAAATCCATTTTAGCTTCTTCGGAGGCCATGGTTCTCGGATCCCATTTCGGAGTCCATACGACTTCCACTTCGGCCTCGTTAACCCCGTCGACGCGAAGAGCATTATCTTGTATTTCTTTCTTCATTTGCGGTCCCGCAGGGCATGCCATAGAAGTGTAAGTCATCTCGATTTTTGCCTTACCTTCTTCTACCTGAATTCGATATATCAAACCGAGCTCTGCGACGGAAATGCCTATCTCCGGATCTTCCACCCTGCTGATTTCATCGTATATCTTCCTTTCGATGTCTGTTTTAGGTTCTTCTAATAAAGGCATTTTAACTCTCTGTTTGTCTTCCTGGATTATATGGTTTTCGGGGCCTTTTCCAACGCTTTTTCAAGAGTATTCCAAGGAAGAACGGCACATTTGATTCTTGCCGGTATTTTTTTGACTGCTTCCAGAGACTCAAGGTCTTCGAATTCTTCCGGAAAATTCGGCTCTCTATCTTCCAGCAACATTCCTCTAAAGTCTTCCAGCAACTTCCTAGCTTCGGACAAAGTTTTTCCGTATAGACAGTCCGTTAGCATCGAAGAAGAAGCCTGCGATATCGAACAGCCTTTCCCTTGAAATCGGATATCCGAAATTCTATCGTCCTCCAATTTTAAAAAAAGTTCCACTTCGTCCCCACAAAGAGGATTGACGCCTTCTTGATGGAGATCCGCATTCTGGAGTACCCCGTAATGACGGGGATTCTGATAATGGTCTAGGAGAACCTCTTTATAAAGTTCATCGTTTAAGGACACGGCCGAAAATCTCCTTCACCTTCTTTAGACCGTCGAGAAGACTGTCTACGTCTTCTTTCGTGTTGTAAAGATAGAGAGAAGCGCGGCAAGTTCCGGAAATTCTCATAAAGTCCATAAACGGTTGAGCGCAATGATGTCCCACACGGATGGCGATTCCTTCTTCGTCCAGAATGGAACCCACATCATGCGGATGTACTCCCGGAAAATTGAAAGAAATCACCCCGCCTCGCTTCGTTAAGTCCCGAGGACCGTACAATTCCAAACCGCCGAAATCTTCCATTCTTTCCAGCGCGTACGCGAGGAGCTCCAACTCGTGGTTTCGAATCTCATTCATTCCGACAGATTCTAAATACTCGATCGCCGCTCCGAAGCCGATGACTCCTGCGATATTCGGCGTACCGGCTTCTAAACGAGCCGGGAGATCCGCATAGGTGGATTTCTCCTTCCAAACCTTGGCGATCATATCGCCTCCCCCCATCCAAGGGGGCATCGCTTCTAAAATTTCCTCTTTGGCGTAAAGAACACCCACTCCTGTCGGCCCTAACATTTTATGGGCGGAGAATGCGTAAAAATCAAAATCCTGTTTTTGAACTCTCTCGGGAAGATGACAGACCCCTTGCGCTCCGTCCACCAAAACCTTTGCTCCGACTTCTCTAGCTCTCTTTACGATAGAATCCAAATCGTGAAGCGTCCCGGTGACGTTGGACATTTGAGCCACTGCCACGAGCTTAGTGCGTTCGGTAATGATTTGATCAAGATTACTTAAATCTAATGTAGCATCATAATTGAGAGGGATAAATTTTAATACGGCTTGCTTTTCCTGTGCCAACATCTGCCAGGGAACTAAATTAGAATGATGTTCGAGTTCGGTTAATACGATTTCGTCTCCCTCGTGGATGTTTGTTCGTCCCCAAGACTGGGCAACCAGGTTGATGGACTCCGTCGTATTTCTGGTAAATATGATTACCTTGGCGCAGGGCGCGCCGATAAATCGGGCGACTTTAATTCTAGCGAACTCGTATTTCTCGGTCGCCTTTTGCGAAAGAGCATATACCCCGCGGTGAATATTTGCGTTTTCCGTTTCATAAAATTTCCGCTCGGCATCGATAACCGAATACGGTTTCTGTGAACTAGCCGCACTATCTAAAAATACAAGCGGCTTTCCGTTCATCTTCGTCGAAAGAATCGGAAAATCAGCGCGAATTTTTTGAACATCGAAACTCAAATTGCCAGCTCTCCTTTTATTTCGGATTCCATAGGTCAATCCTCCAATTCCACTTCCACTTCGTCATCTACGATTCTCGTTCGAAATATCGGAAGATTCTCCACAGCCGGCATGCATAGCGCTTTACCGTCCCGTATATTAAACTTTGCGAAATGCCTAGGGCAGGTGATTACGTCCCCTTTAAGCTCGCCGTGGGATATGGCTTCCCCGTCGTGCGTACAGACATCCTCGAACGCGCAGATCTCGCCTCCTATAATTGTTAGACCGATTCTGCTGTATTTCGTCTCAACGACGCTGACCTTCCCTTCCTTCAATTCGGAAACCTTAACCAGCTTTCGATACGTCCCCATTAGGAATCTCCCAACATACGCGAATTAATGACCTCCGTCAATTCCTCACGGATCGACTCGGACGGAAACTCCCGGATTACTTCGGCGAGAAATCCTTCCACGATCATTTTACGCGCTTCCTCTTTAGAAATGCCCCGGGAAGCCAGATAAAACAATTGTTCGTCGTCTATCTCTCCGACCGTTGCGCCGTGCTCGCATTTTACGCTGTCGGCGAATACTTCCAGCTTTGGAATCGATTCCGCCCTTGCCGATCGATCCAAGAGAAGATTATTATTAATCTGAACGGCGCCTACATCCTTGCAATTTGCGGGGATTCTCAGGTTTCCCGTAAAAACATTATGAGCCTTACCTTTGATCGCCGTTCTATAAAGAATGGAGCTATGTCCATGACTTTCTTCATGCAAAATTCGAATCTCGGTATCGTGAAATTCTCGGTTACGTAGCGGAGCTAAACCGACGTATCTAGTCCACGCTCCTTTTCCCGCGACTTCCGAATCATAGAATGCCTTTCCTCTATATCCGCCCCAGGTCGCGATAGACGCATGAAATTTAGTATCTCTACCTTGGTAGGCATGAGTCGTTCGAAAGCGAAACGTGGAATCGCCCAAATTTTCTATGCTGGAATACTGGAAGTCGGCCCCCGCTCCGGTCGTAAGTAAACTAATACCGTTCATAAACAGAAAATTTTGATTCGATTCGGATTCCCACCGTTCTAGAAATCCGGATTTTACTCCAGGCGGTACGTCGATTATCAGTAACGGTACAATGAAATTCCCGCTTCGGCAAGCGATGGAAACTTCCGGAATCCGACCGTCTAACGGAAGGTTCTTTAATTTTATATAATATGCATGAGTAAATCGAGATGCCGCAAATAAGGAAACCCATTCGTTTTTATAAAAAGATAAAAAGGATTCTAACGACTGAAGAACGATCTTAAGATTTTCAGGGTCCAACTCGGATAGTTGAGTCGCTACTGCGGAATCGTTCAGAGTAAATTCCATACAGGATTGCGGACAGGGATCGGTAAAATCATCCGGCTTGAAGGTGGAGAGATTCAATTTTCTCCAGGACTCTAGATGAGGATTGGGAAACGGAGCTTTTTCTAAAAAAGAATTCGCCTTTAAGCGGAATTCTTTTAGAAGCTGAGGCTCCTGTAGTGCGGATAGATATTCCGAAAAGGATTCTTTTAAATGCATTCTTTCAATTTGTTCCCGAGAGAATCCAATCATATCCTTTCTCTTCTAGTTCGAGAGCAAGTTCTCGCGTTCCGGTCTTTAAGATTCTTCCCTGAGCAAACACATGTACGAAGTCCGGCGTAACATAATTGAGCATTCTTTGATAATGTGTAATTAGAAGGATGGATCGATCGGAGGATTTACTCTTAGTAATCCCTTCGCTGATAATCCGCAGGGCGTCGATATCCAATCCAGAATCGGTCTCGTCCAAGATCGCAAGCCTAGGCTTCAAAAGAGCCATTTGAAGAATTTCATTCCTCTTTTTTTCGCCGCCGGAAAATCCGTCGTTAACGTAGCGCGCTACCCAAGAATCGGGAACATCTAGGGAAGCCATCGCTTCCTTCAATTCTTTACGGAATTCTTTTACGGGTAGATCTTTTCCTCTGACGGATTTCAGTATTGTCCTAAGAAAATTTCCGATCGTAACGCCCGGAATGCTGGTCGGATATTGAAAGCAAAGAAAAATGCCGGCACGCGCTCTTTCGTCGGTGGAACTTTCTAGAATTGAAGCTCCTCTAAACAGAATATCCCCGGACAAAATCTTATATTTCGGGTGACCCATAATTACGTTGGATAAGGTGCTTTTACCGGAGCCGTTCGGGCCCATAATAGCATGGACTTCGCCGTCGTTTATTACTAGGTCGACTCCTTTTAGGATTTCCTGAATTTCTCCGGATTCGGTCTCGATTCCCGCCCGCAGACCAACGATTCGTAGGTTTTCCGCCACTTAAGACTCCTGCTTGGGACTATGTTTTTATTCTATAGGCGGAGATCAATAGGAAAGAAGGATCAAGAATGGTCCTGCGACCTAGAAACGGCAGGTTTTAAAATAGCTCCCAATTCAATCGTAAAACCAAAACGTAGTTCGATCCTAGATTAAGGGTGAATAAGACATATTGTCGTTTAGTATCTATATCATGAATAGGTTCCGTAAACCCCCATAATCGATTGGAATGAAACGATTCCGCTTTATGATGAATAAAGAAAGGCTTCCATGCGTAATTATTTCCGATTTCGGTCAAAAGCTTAATCCAAGGATCTTCAAACGAGTCTCGCTGAAACGTAGGCGTAACTTGATATCCTTGTAAGTCGCAAACAAGCACGGAACTAACTTCCTTAGGGAGGGAAGATAAATGTTCCTCCAGACCGTTCGTTAAGCCGTCTAGACTTCCATTTTCCATGTTCTTAAAGATTTCCAAAAATTCGTCGGAGAATAATTTTTGCTTCTTCAAGTTCTCGACAATCTCTAAGAATCTAAGTCCCGAAAACTTCTCCAGAGAGTTCTTTAGAGTTTTATTAAATCTCTTCTTATCTTGGAAATCCAGAGCGGGTTTGGAAAAATAGAACCCCTGTAATAAATTCGCTTCCATAGAAAGAGCCAGATACAATTCTTCTTCCGTCTCCACTCCCTCGAATAAAAGCTGAGATCCTAGGCGCTGCGACATCTCTGAAATGGCCGCCAGTACGTTCTTGAAAGACCGCCGGTTCAGACTTTCTCTCATGATCTTAATATCCACTTTCATGATATCCGGGTGGATATAACCGATGCGTTCCAGATTGGAAAAACCGACGCCTAAATCGTCGACGGCGATCTTGATGCCTCTTTCACGAAAGACACTTACGATGTATAAAAGCTTTTCGATATTTCCTTCGAATTTGTCCTCTGTGATTTCAAGAACCATATCCGTCGGATTAATATCATATTTGTCGATCAAATGTAAAATATGAAGTCGTTTGATATCCAACACTTCCCCGCTATATACCATAGAAAGGAAGTTCGGCATCATATTTAAGAACATCTTCGTTTTAAGACCGGTGTCTTTTAGATGTTTTATTGCCTTTTCTCTGATAATCCGATCGATATGAACCAGTCTGACGGCATCCGTATCGGGATTGTGAAAGTGATATCCGAGCGAATGATACTCTTGAGTTTCGGGAGAAAGCACTCTGCCGAGAACTTCGTAACCTACGATATTACGGTTTCCGACATCCAGAATGGGTTGGTAATGAGGAGAATAATAACCTTCCCCTAATGAGAGAATTTGATGGGACTCGTATTCTGCAAGCATGGGGAATTCCAGCGCTAGTAGAAACCCATAGAAGCGAGTCTACAAGCATATTTCCTTTTCGAGAGAGTCGAGAAAAGGGCGAAAGGAAGGAAAATTTCCCCGGTTTTTTCGTTGTATGGATTCGTGAGAGTAGAATCGTTTCTTTTCAGTGCGTCTAAAATCAGTAATGAACTAATCCATCTGGTGTAGAATGTGGCGTTTGTTTATCAAAAGCTAAACTAACAAGGAAAAGTCGAAAAAACCTTACATGAAAGAACCTGTCGGATCTCTTCTTCATCCTTCCACCCTCGAACCGTTATTTGGGACGTTTTCGGGCTCCATTCTAATCGATAACTCTAGAGAATATAAAGCCGGACTTCTTTCCAGGCTGAGATCAGTCGATTCGGTTTTGGTCGATATTTTAAGTGAAACCGTCTTCTTGGAACTTCGCATTTATAAAACCGTTTTTCGTTCGGGCGCCAGCCTATTTCTTTGGAATCGAAAAAAAGGATCCGTTCGAGAAATCCAAATTCAAGGTATAGGGAGTAACTCGTTCTTAAAGCAAGGAACGTTTAGAGACGGTTACTGGAGTTTTACTAGAGATAATCATAGATTTAACTTTCGTTTAGACGATACGATCCGCCAAGGTTATACGCATTCCGCCGTCTGGGAAAAAGATTTAAATTTCCAGTTGGATGCTCTGGTTCAAACTGGAGACAAATCCAAATCCCTACCTTTTTCGAGCATAGAGCCGTCCGGTAAGGATTGGTTTTTTACGACTCATTCCCCGGACCTTGCCGTTCAAGGTCAATTAGCCTGGAACGATTTATCGGTATCCATGGATGATCAAACTCTTGCTTACTCGGTATCAAAAGGTTATTCGGGATTCGCATTCCCGCTGGAAAGTCGGATTTACGCGGGAATCGGCGGGAAAAAAAGAATTCACTTTCATATTTCTCAGGACGGCGCCGCTTATCTTTGGCGAGACGGAATCCTGGAGTCTCTCGGGCAAATTCATTTAGCAGCCATCGGTAAGAAGAAAATTATCACCGGTGCAGATTCATCGTTTAAGATCGAGCTAGAACCTGCGGTGGAAGCCAGTTTCGATCGGCCTACAACCTGGGGAAACGGTAAATTTCGGAAAACGATATTCACTGCCGATGGTTGGATAAAAACGAAGAACAAAAAAGAAAACGTAAAAGACGGTATCGGCATTTGGGAAGAAATCATACCGAAATCCTCCGATTGATCGAATCATTCCGCTAAGGCTAAGGCTGACGCCATCGCATACTCGGATGACGATTT is part of the Leptospira broomii serovar Hurstbridge str. 5399 genome and harbors:
- a CDS encoding EAL domain-containing protein; protein product: MLAEYESHQILSLGEGYYSPHYQPILDVGNRNIVGYEVLGRVLSPETQEYHSLGYHFHNPDTDAVRLVHIDRIIREKAIKHLKDTGLKTKMFLNMMPNFLSMVYSGEVLDIKRLHILHLIDKYDINPTDMVLEITEDKFEGNIEKLLYIVSVFRERGIKIAVDDLGVGFSNLERIGYIHPDIMKVDIKIMRESLNRRSFKNVLAAISEMSQRLGSQLLFEGVETEEELYLALSMEANLLQGFYFSKPALDFQDKKRFNKTLKNSLEKFSGLRFLEIVENLKKQKLFSDEFLEIFKNMENGSLDGLTNGLEEHLSSLPKEVSSVLVCDLQGYQVTPTFQRDSFEDPWIKLLTEIGNNYAWKPFFIHHKAESFHSNRLWGFTEPIHDIDTKRQYVLFTLNLGSNYVLVLRLNWELF
- a CDS encoding DUF2804 family protein; protein product: MKEPVGSLLHPSTLEPLFGTFSGSILIDNSREYKAGLLSRLRSVDSVLVDILSETVFLELRIYKTVFRSGASLFLWNRKKGSVREIQIQGIGSNSFLKQGTFRDGYWSFTRDNHRFNFRLDDTIRQGYTHSAVWEKDLNFQLDALVQTGDKSKSLPFSSIEPSGKDWFFTTHSPDLAVQGQLAWNDLSVSMDDQTLAYSVSKGYSGFAFPLESRIYAGIGGKKRIHFHISQDGAAYLWRDGILESLGQIHLAAIGKKKIITGADSSFKIELEPAVEASFDRPTTWGNGKFRKTIFTADGWIKTKNKKENVKDGIGIWEEIIPKSSD